A single genomic interval of Xiphophorus couchianus chromosome 2, X_couchianus-1.0, whole genome shotgun sequence harbors:
- the prr35 gene encoding proline-rich protein 35: protein MSKDEACKVTSAGKHKERKPKKPHYIPRPWGKPYNYKCFQCPFTCMEKSHLYNHMKYSLCKNSLSLLIESDWPYKKGNILHPDQLRPFQQAHGLHAAGKDELEQVICSQEKQSQRRSEEEDGEGRETQGAEDEEEGGREERPEISGSAKAGSNNGRGESPDTATKRSKQPESELLMADMLSLEDQLLRARSAEVEAQLRHYKLPKTCLASPGLLSEQWRLFASSHSKAKAEGAQQRVSGSIPCYSPPTNLVDYQDPGGLNLSVLGVGYPISPSWLSYMNSAIPTGASSVAAQTHAQFTQLPFLASAAQLVHPASSTQTDRALIPPHLYYPFLCEHTFGPASAQSDAGKSLKTPSSSVDSSALSGFQPKVGLWKVPALRPGNTASPAGWVSPQRDSPDQGYRGGEKIQATAKEGKVICGLKRAGGPIRGPESPVEKKQAMGFTLDLLRNIQTGSADKHLLQISLQDSQLQSRPGDNWYNKTPISPSREAAFLSAGANSQDAAASGAIEDGASESVAALLTDLSKALQQYQEAERKISHLEKEDLPAQRPLWEHLNKIRSELSHIHQELERTAGQSDGPLDLSVKKESTDSPGEQTVREDGSLRASAMETEEEDEEAEEEKSEKEEEDESEGKLIRASLEKRKQSLDMLIKMSQVSVVNTEVLPPGGVGLRSAEALWPSRTTKCEADSSVLLCPDGRSVVFTDIPTSVKPPKRPSSIQRLEAQCPPSPLTPPDS, encoded by the exons ATGTCAAAGGATGAAGCTTGCAAAGTTACGTCTGCCGGCAAACACAAAGAGCGAAAACCGAAGAAGCCGCACTACATCCCGCGACCATGGGGCAAACCCTACAACTATAAATGCTTTCAGTGTCCCTTCACCTGCATGGAGAAATCCCACCTGTACAACCATATGAAGTACAGCCTCTGCAAGAACTCACTGTCTCTGCTCATAGAGTCGGACTGGCCTTACAAGAAGGGCAACATCCTGCACCCAGACCAGCTGCGGCCCTTCCAGCAAGCGCACGGCCTGCACGCTGCAGGGAAGGATGAACTAGAGCAGGTAATCTGCAGCCAGGAGAAGCAGAGCCAACGGAGGTCTGAGGAGGAGGACGGTGAGGGCAGAGAGACTCAGGGAgcggaggatgaggaagagggaGGGCGAGAGGAGCGCCCAGAAATCAGCGGATCGGCCAAAGCTGGTTCCAACAACGGCAGAGGAGAGTCTCCAGATACCGCAACCAAAAGGAGCAAACAGCCAGAGTCAGAGCTGCTGATGGCCGACATGCTTTCTCTGGAAGATCAGCTGCTGCGAGCTCGCTCCGCAGAGGTGGAGGCCCAGCTCAGGCACTACAAGCTACCGAAGACATGCCTAGCAAGTCCTGGGCTTCTGTCGGAGCAGTGGCGGCTGTTTGCATCCAGCCACTCAAAGGCTAAAGCAGAAGGCGCGCAGCAGCGAGTGAGCGGTTCAATTCCCTGCTACTCTCCTCCGACCAACCTGGTGGACTACCAGGACCCCGGCGGACTCAACCTGTCAGTGCTGGGCGTTGGCTATCCCATCAGCCCCAGCTGGCTCTCCTACATGAACTCAGCCATTCCGACGGGGGCGTCCAGCGTCGCCGCTCAGACCCACGCGCAGTTCACACAGCTTCCCTTCCTGGCATCGGCTGCTCAGCTGGTGCACCCGGCATCCAGCACGCAAACAGACCGAGCGCTCATCCCCCCTCACCTCTACTACCCCTTCCTGTGTGAGCACACCTTCGGACCAGCGAGCGCTCAGAGTGATGCTGGCAAATCTCTAAAGACGCCATCAAGCAGCGTAGATTCAAGCGCTTTATCTGGTTTCCAGCCTAAAGTCGGTTTGTGGAAGGTTCCTGCTTTGAGGCCGGGAAACACGGCGTCCCCTGCTGGTTGGGTGTCGCCTCAGAGAGACTCACCTGACCAAGGCTACAGAGGCGGGGAGAAGATCCAAGCTACAGCCAAGGAAGGCAAAGTGATCTGTGGCCTCAAGAGGGCTGGAGGTCCGATTAGAGGTCCTGAGTCCCCGGTGGAGAAGAAGCAAGCCATGGGCTTCACTTTGGACCTTCTGAGGAACATTCAGACTGGGTCCGCTGACAAACATCTCCTACAAATAAG TTTACAGGATTCACAGCTTCAGAGCCGGCCTGGTGACAACTGGTACAACAAGACTCCCATCAGTCCCAGCAGGGAAGCGGCCTTTTTGTCAGCTGGGGCCAACAGCCAAGACGCGGCTGCCTCCGGCGCCATCGAAGATGGAGCATCAGAGTCGGTGGCCGCTCTCCTCACCGATCTCTCCAAGGCTCTACAGCAGTACCAGGAGGCCGAGCGGAAGATCTCCCACCTCGAGAAGGAGGACCTTCCCGCCCAGCGACCACTGTGGGAGCACCTGAACAAAATCCGCAGCGAGCTCTCCCACATCCACCAGGAGCTGGAGCGCACGGCCGGCCAGAGCGACGGACCTCTAGACCTGTCGGTGAAGAAGGAGTCAACGGACTCACCAGGCGAGCAAACTGTTCGAGAAGACGGCAGCCTTAGAGCCAGCGCCATGGAGACggaagaggaggacgaggaggcggaggaggagaagagcgaaaaagaagaggaggacgagAGCGAGGGGAAGCTGATTAGGGCGTCGCTGGAGAAGCGTAAGCAGTCGCTGGACATGCTGATCAAGATGAGCCAGGTGTCGGTCGTGAACACCGAGGTTCTGCCGCCAGGCGGTGTCGGTTTGAGGTCGGCTGAGGCGCTGTGGCCCAGCAGAACCACGAAGTGTGAAGCAGATTCCAGCGTCTTGCTCTGCCCCGACGGCCGATCCGTCGTGTTTACCGACATCCCGACCTCCGTCAAACCTCCGAAGAGACCGTCGTCCATCCAGCGACTGGAGGCCCAGTGTCCGCCGAGTCCCTTAACGCCCCCCGACAGCTAA